The DNA region ATCTTGGAAGGTGAGTGTGTATGAACTTTGACAAGCTGTCGGAGATGTGGCGcactttgttgttattgttgtctttttttttttaggaaggtGAGGGTGGAATCTTTTACAATTGCCATGACTGGATGCGGAGCGcgacatttgttgttgtttttgttgtgtgtgtacactttatttttgtttgggttttgtttttttgtttgtttgtttgtttttttagaaagGGTAAGCGCTCTTGTAGTGATGATTTTATTCGTGAACGTGTCACTCAGCTTTCAACGAAATTAAAGCGTGGAGCCTTGTGAAGTATCATGCAGCAAAGTGATCTTCATTATTGCCCGTTCATATTGTAGAATGGGTAGGATACGTCGCATACCGGGGTACATAAATTATTGAAGTTTATGAGGGGATAACGGGTCATGATGTAGCctaaatgaataacaaaatacTCAAGTTTTAAATGCCTCGAATCTTTTGCGTTTGAATTAGGCCTACACACacgatgaaataaaaataatcgTGTCAACCGATTCATACGTAcgcgatatacatgtatagctaTTCAAATAACAAACCAAGTGTTTACAAACGGAcccagttgttgttgttgttttataatgaTATAAACTGTTTTGGTAAGCAAAAATTATATACAGTTTACTCTATGAGCAACACGAACGAAACTCTCATCAACGCATGCGATATACATAATATTCAAATTACAAACCAATTATCTATACAAACGGatccatttgttgttgttgttgttaaaataATATGACTTActttggtaagcaaaaataaTATACAGTTTACTCTATTCgcaacacaaacaaaatcttAGCTCATCAGCGCATCACTTGAATCGAAGACTATATTCAGTATTTTGACATAGTTCGCATGTTGTTGGATGTGAATCCATGACTTTATTTAGTATTTCACTTGATTATGCGTGACAATGACATAACTAAATTGAACACGAACACCATACGTGAAGTAGACTACCAGTATTTTTTTGATAATGATGCGTGTTTTCATCAACCTTTGATTGTGCAAGCTTGTGCAACCATGAAGGCGAAGGTTTGAAAGTGCCTGTGCGTATTAAATGCAGTAGGTGCATGTATCTTTGGTACAGTGGCCAGTAAAGTCGATGGTATTACGTAACCCGTAGGAAACGACTGGTCTCTATGGAGTGGGGCGGGAAATTTAAAACTTCCTTTACTCGAGTTCAGGTTCATTTGGCCTTTACATGGGTGTTGAGTGTATCGCTCGCATTTTCCATAGATATTCACAGTAAGCAAGCAAGCTGGTGCCAGAAATCATCTCCATGAAGTGGGGCGGGAGATTTGAACTTCCTTTACTCGAGTTTACGTTCGCTCGGCTTTTGGTGGCTGTGGAGCATATCGCTTGCAATATCGACAGATATTCAGAGCGAACAATTTTTACTGCGACGTTGTAATTTAATTTTTCTCTGAACTTcaatacaataaaaacaaaaacaaaaacagagcaaaacaGAACAATTCATCGTTGTATCTTACCAAGCTGAATAAGCAGTACAGATGATTATACGTGTCTGTTATTATCGAGTTATGATATCAGATGGATAACTCTCGTTTTATTTCCCGACAAAGCATGGGATTGACGCATTTATTCGTTGTCGAGATTTTTGTTAAGAGGTGGTTATTtcgttttgtgtttttgtagtTTGGTCGCTTTGATATACTGTGCCGAAAACgaacaaaagttttttttttctctctctctctcgctctctcttgaAACATTAGCCCGTTTTCTTAATATAATTTTGCGGACGTTTACATCGTGCACGATAGCATTAAGAATGATTTTGTTCGCGAATGAGAATGTATTTGCATTTCTCACATTCATTTGTGTTTTATGCGTAAGCAATTTTAGTTGCTATACCTGTGTGTTGCGATACATGTTCTGAGAGGTTTTCTctttttcactgtttttttttttgttttttctgctaAGTTGTATATTTTCCTGCGATAGATCTTTAGCTTGTGATAGGTTTGTTTACctaccaacatttttttttctaacgtgCCTTTAATTCAGTTGATATTACAGTTTTGCTTCAATAATCTTTGTATGATAATATTCAGCTTAAATTAAGCTTTGCGTTAATTCGACAGTGCTTAAATGTAAGACAGTTAACTGAAGCTCGCAAATGTTGTGAAAAAGTTTTGTGTATTCACAACTTCAAGTATTTTACTTGAGTGTGCATGAGACGATCATTTAACTGACAGCGTGACGACAATACGTGACCAAGACTACCAGTACTTTTCATAAAGGTATATACAGTGTTTTGTTGGTCAAGTTCAAGCTTGCTCAGCCATGGAAGTGAAGGTATGGAAGTGCCTGTTAACGCAGTGGGAGATCTGTGTACAGAGGCCAGAAATCATTGGAGCGTGGCAGTATTACATAACCGTAGGAAATGACCACTCTGCGTAATGTTGGGCGGGAGTTATAATCTTCCTTTACTCGAGACCAGGTTCATTCGAGCTTTGGCAGCTGTGGAGCGTGGACCTCTAGAAGTTCAAGAAAGAAGCGTGTTTCTACTCATGTTGTGTAATCTGTGTTGGTTACACCGGCCTGATATTCTCATACTGATAGAATACTAAGCCACCATGGAAGACGACTGTCGAAGATTTAGTTGCGAGTTTTGCAGCGCAAATTTCACAGAGAAAAAGAATTGGTTGCGCCACCATCGTCTATTTCATCAAGGACAGAGAGTATTGCACGTGTGTGATTTGTGTGGAAAAGGTTTCAGTCGGCCAGATAGTCTCAAACGACACATGAAAACCCACCAAGATCCGAATAGGGTGAAAACTGATGGTGAAGACCAGCGTCTGACTTGCTCACAGTGTGATGCACAATTCATAGAACAGAAGTATCTTGATGAACACGTGAAAACGCATCGCCTGAAAGAAACCTTTTTGTGTCATACGTGTGGACGGACATATTATCAACGTGAGAAATTTCTGAAACATCTGGATTCCCACCGACCCCGGACTCTTCAAAAAGCACCCAAAAAGCGAGCACCTGAACAACAAGGAAaccaaacaaaaagtaagtacATGCAACGACTGTGATGAAGGGGTAATGAAGAAGCTATACAAATCTGTTAAAatagattttgaatttttgccatCAATTGATaacaaatgaatttcaaataGTTATTAAGTTTGTTTTATATTCCCACTGTGTGATATCGATATGAGCATCAGTCAGCAcggataacaaaaaaaaaaaaaaaaaaaaaaaaatgaatatctcTATAGTCTATGTGAATAGAACCCAAACTAACAGTATCAAAGATCGGTGTAAAATATATCTAGATAcagtatttttgttattcttttgAACATTGACTAAGTGTAATCAACATCGTatgttaatattttgttttagcGTTCAttgatttgtgtatgtgtgtgtgttctagaAATTTTAAGTTCCTTTAAAATGTACTGACGCGATATTAATGTCTCTTATAGCCAGAATTTCGATAAGATTCATGTAACACTATATCAAAATATCCTTCAACGTCGATAAATCTATTTATCATGCTCGGCTGCTCCATGAATGTTGCATGTCTATAAATGTCATCTAGTATACACTTTCACGATAAAAATAGTTTAATGAGTTTGTTTCTTACAAAACCTCGTCAGTTCTCACTtggtttaaagtgaaaacaaagagaaagcgGAGACTTCTTTGTAGCGTGGTGAAAGAGACAACACACATGCTTGTAAGTGTGTGACTTCAGATcgtaacaaaaatataaaagtaATGAACAAAACAGTACaccttgcatttttttaaaagcatggTTACATGCATTATTGTGATGTTTTTACTTGCTGTTTCGTTCATAGTTGTTTAACACAGGTCCATTCAAGTTTATAGTTGAATCAATGAAGAGTGAATTGTCGTAGGCGCACATTAACTCAgtttaaactgcaaaatatacgtacatgtatgtatttcctTTCcagaattctttttttatttaaagcGTAATGCCGCGATATATGAGCTACAGTGTATACGTACAGTAAATGAGGCTTCAATTTAACAAACAAATACTGTGTACCAATTAATGTACTTAATTATCAGGACGTCGCGACCAGGCTGACTTGATGCCAGTTATCAACATTCCTCCGCACATCGATCCTGAAAGCTGCGCCGCCCAAGTGTACAAGGAACATTGGCTTGACATTCAAGACAGACAGTCGTTTGGCAGAGTTCATCGCTTTTACaactttcatcttccaaacTTAAACAACGATGCTCTTAAGGAAAAGGCAAGGGTGGTGTTCGAACAACAGTCTACCGTATTTAAGATCAATGCGTCTTATGGTTTTGTACTCTGtaacaatgaaacaaacgaATGTCGCTATTTTTATGCCAGTAGAAATAACAGACTTTTCAATGAACCCGCTCTCATTTCAGACGAAACATCATTCCAAAAGTTTTTGGATGAATTTCTCAAAGAAGATGTACTGGAATATGCTCGAACACTTCGCCCAAATTCCAAATGGGTGGTTCAGCATATCACGAATGTGACGTTCTACGTGTTTTGTATCAAAGATCATCCGATAGGTACCCGAATTGATCTCCCACTTTATATATTAAATAACAAGTCCATTGTTTCTTTAGCCAACAGCCATAGAGATGGTCGGGTATATGACGATAACTTGTGTCTTTTTAGATGTCTAGCTCTTTTCCGAGGGGTAGATCCCCGATGTCTTGAAACCAGAACAAAAATCTTGTACAGACAATATAAGGCAGATGTTCCCATTAAGGATTTTCGCGGTGTTAAACTCGGTGAACTGAGTAAGATTGAAGAgctgtttaagctcaatattacggTATATGAATTGCAACCTGTAGAATGTAGCGAAAGTGAAACGCCGATAGAAATTGAGGACAAAGTGACAGGTAGACCGCCTAACGAAAATGTAGTAGCCGCTAAACTCGTCCGACGGGGACtggacaaatttccagatactATGTATGTAAATCTATATGAAAATCATTTCAGCTTCATCGCAAATATTGAACAATATTGCCAAAACTTCCAATGCCGCACATGCGACAAACTTTGGAGAACTCGGAAGTCACTCCATCGACACGAAAAAATGTGTACTTCTAAAGCCACTAAGCATATTTTCCCTAAGGGAAGAGCTACATTTCACAACCCCTTGACAATATGGGAGGAGTTAGCTGATGAAGGGATTCTGGTTGAAGAAGAGCGTAGATACTTTCCTTATTTTGCTACCTTCGACATGGAGTCCTACCTAGAAAAGATAGAAAACGGCAACGACCTGAATGATACCCCCACTGACAAATTACAGTATAGCTCAAGACATATTCCGATGAGTGTAAGTGTTAACTCAAATGTTCCCGGATACACAGAACCATTTTGTCAAGTGTCCGATGGAGACTCACGAAAACTAATCGATGACATTGTAATGTATATGTTAGAAATCAGTCGTAGTTCTTATTCTTTGCTTAAGTCTTTCTACAAGGACGTCACAGAAAAATTAGATCTGAAAATACAAGAATTTGAAACctcgcaaaagaaaaacaaagaaaagccTAAGAAAGCAACCCATCTCATGAGAATAAAGCAACGGTTTGTCAATCACATCGCAGAACTTCCTGTGGTTGGGTTTAATTCGGGGAGGTATGACATTAATGCAATTAAACAATTTCTCTATCCTTCGCTTTTGAAGTATGATTCGGTCGACTTTGTCATAAAGCGAAACCATAATCACATGGCTCTGAAGTCGCAGCAACTCCAGTTCTTagatatttcaaattttcttgcCCCTGGATTTTCGTACGCAGCATTTCTAAAGGCGTATGAATGCGAACAGGGGAAAGGTTACTTTCCTCATGGCTGGGTAGATTGCCTCGATAAACTGAATGAATCTGAACTTCCCCCTATTGAAGCTTTCAGGGATAATCTCAATCATACCTCCTTTTCAAGAGAGCAGTATGAATACTGTCAACGCAtctggaaagaaaataaaatgtcttGTCTGAGAGATTATTTGATATGGTACAATAATCTCGATGTTACGCCTTTCATTGAAGCTGTGGAGAAGATGCGTGAGTTCTATATGAATCTCAAAATCGATCTTTTCAAAGACGGTATTTCAGTTCCTGGACTTACCATGAAGTATCTGATAAAATGTAGCCCAGATGCGCACTTTAGCTTGATCTCGGAGAAAGACAAGGATCTCTATTACACATTTTGTGATAATTTGGTGGGAGGTCCGTCTATCATTTTTCATAGGTATCATGAGCGTAATGTAACAAAAATTCGTGGGGGTAAGCCATGTAAAAAGATAGTTGGTTTTGATGCAAATGCGTTGTATCTACACGCAATTATGCAAAGAATGCCAACAGGCCACTATGTAAGACGACGGATCGAGAATGACTTTAAGCCAGAAAATAGGCACCCGATCGCCCAAGAGTGGTTAGAATACGAAAGTTTTTGTCGACAAATTCCCATTCGACATGCCGGTAACCATTCTGAAAAGAAAATCGGACATCTCCAGCTTCCCGTGGATGGCTTTTGTGCCGAAACCAAACAAGTATTTGAATTTCATGGATGCTACTTCCATGGACATCCTTGCCATCTCAATAAAGGTCAGACAAGGAATACTAAACTGGGAAAAACTATGGAGGAATTGCTGGAAAAAACCGAGGAAAAACGGCGGTACATACAAAGTTTAGGTTACGAGTACATTTCCATTTGGGAATGTGAGTATAAACAAATGCGCAAAACTGATCCCAAACTAAGCGCTTTTCTCACGGAAAGGTTTCCTCCTCCTAAATACCGTCATGGGTTGACCCAAGAGAATCTTCTCTCTGCTATTCAACATGGTGCTCTCTTTGGGTTCGTTCAGTGTGATATTCATGTGCCTGATCATCTCAAAGAACACTTTTCAGAAATGTGTCCAATTTTTAAGAATGTAGACATATCTAGAGAAGATATTGGGGACGTGATGGGATCCTACGCCAAGGAACATGACATCATGAAGACTCCTAGGCGTAGCTTGATTGGCAGTATGTTTGGtcaaaatattttattgtaCACACCTTTACTCCAATGGTATCTTCGCCATGGATTGGTCGTATCCAAGATACACCAGTTTGTGGAGTACAAGCCCGTTGCCTGTTTTAAACACTTTGGTGAAAGCGTGTCAAATGCTAGACGTAGGGGTGATATTGATCCCTCTAAGAGTATTATAGCTGACACCATGAAACTAATCGGCAACTCGTCTTATggtaaaacaataacaaataagGAAAGACATCGAAACGTCAATGTTTGCGATGGGAAGAAAGCCGAGAAACACGTTAACGACACATTTTTCCGGGATTTGAACCCCATCTCAGATAATTGTTACGAGGTTGATATGGCGAAGAGAAAGATTAACATGGACCTTCCTGTTCAAATCGGTCATGCCGTCTACCAATTAGCGAAACTACGTATGCTTCAGTTTTATTACGATTTTCTCTTGGAATACGTAGATCTGTCAGACTTTCAAATGTGCGAAATGGATACTGACTCCGCTTATATCGCCATTTCGTCTGAGTCGTTCGATAACATAATCAAACCCAATATGAGACAGAAGTATGAAAACAACAAGGCAAACTGGTTCCCTCGAAACGATACCCCCGAGAATGCTCGATATGATAAGAGGACACCTGGGTTATTTAAAGTAgagtgggagggggatgggaTAATAGCACTTTGTAGTAAAACATATTACTGTTTTGGTGCTACTGACAAATTCAGTTGCAAAGGGGTcaataagaaacaaaataacattacGAGAGACACGTACCTGCAGGTACTCCTTTCAAAGGTTGTTGGTATTGTGGCGTCAACAAGGGATTTCGCGTGGTCCAAAACGGAATTTCGACATATTCACAAATTAAGAATGCCTTTACCTACTTCTATCCAAAGAGAAAGGTATTGGAAGACAACGTTTCAACTACCTATTTAGACATTTAACGATAAAGTGAAGCTGTTGTCATTAGATCATTCTCTCTATATACATTTTGTTAtctttgcttgctttttttgaCATTGGCTAGTATCAATGCACGCTCTCAATAATGAAAGGAACTGTATCATACAGTTGTCACATCGCAGTGTCATCGGTTAGTCGTTGATAACCTAAGCTTTAGTGAAATGCTtttgacctttcttttttttttctctctctctctctctaagtgataatattctgtttcatttccatgaGTGTATTTGTCATGTATTGCGTATTTTTGACTCACGTACACGCAGTATGGCAAACCATTAAAACCGATGGTTATACCGCCAATCAATTCAGACCCGCATGTCAAAACTGACTTCCCAAGTGGTACATTACATAAAACTGTTCTATGACATAAAACTGATTAAAACATGGCCCCGTCTATTAATTCTGCAGTGTAAAGATATGTTTTGTACTCATTCGTGTGATTATTAACGCAGGTGCTGATGTACTGTTGTATAGGTCTCATTTATGTCTTTGATAGAGTGAagtgtattacatgtattagtTTTTCTTCGAAATGCAGGTTATACAAGATACTGGACGGAATTGTTGTAAATAATGATTAATAGATGTATATCTCGTGTACGCAAGAGTCAATGGACACGCATGTTTTCTTTAGTTTAATCATCGTAATATACAAGTATGCAAGCTAACACAATTAATCTACGTCAAGAAAAAACTTGTTTGTAGTCTTTTCTATGTTTcagccacatttttttttttgttatttgtatGATATATCTATAACTTTAGCTCGTATTTCATGCCAACGCTTTTTCGATCATGCTCCATTCTCAAACATAATTGTCAATTTGTCATTGGTGTTTTGATTTTATGAACTGTATTGTTATCACTACAGGAATATATACtgtctttttgttcttgttagaAACAAACCTATGATTGTTGCGTTTgtattttcataacttttgtaacCGTAAGTCAAAAATCAACGATCATGCATAGTAACGTAGATCAAAACACAACGCCAAAGTAATGTTTGCATAACAACGGCGTAAGTTTGGTCTTGCATATAGGTGGTTGCGTCGATTGTTGATACGAATTTACAGTCACTTATCTTTATTGATGTGAATTAGCAGAGAAGGGTTTTACAACATTCATTGTCTATATATTTGCAAAAATGTTTATATTCTTATATATACGTGAGATGCATCAGGTTATGCGTGGAGACAGCGTTCCTTCAGGCAAAGCACTGGaaatgcaaatggcaaagtatCTCATCAGACGAATAGATGTAAATACATTCAACATTTTACGAGAAATCCTGtcatttgtattttgtgtaaAAGTGTTTTCAATCGTACTCATTCTCAAAACGGTTGACTTTTAATTCAGTTGTTAATTGTCATTGGTGAAAATGTACTGCATTGTTTTTGGcacaatgctttttttttctatttaagAATTGTTTATATGTTCGTttctattttgaatatttttgcagTTGTCAGACATAATTTTGAAGACGAGTAAATAACTTGTGTTATACAGTACATAAAGACGTTGATCAAAACACAACTGCAAAGTATTCCATACGGATAGTATAACAGGGGCGTAATTTTCTATCGGTTGTTGTATCGATTGTACTTACAGGTTTACAGGAACTTTATTCTCATCAGCTGTACATAAACATAATTTCGTGTATAAAGTCTGAAAGCATATTACTTGTGAATATATGTGAtctgtacaaaaacaaaaccaagttTAATCTGTGTATGAATTTTAAATCGATGTTTCCACATTACAAGAAGCGCATGTATTTTGCAAAGGGATGtaacctaataaaaaaaaagaattgtatctATACCGAATGCCAAATGTTGCAGTCTTTTCCCCAATCCTTCCTGGAACCAGTGATTATTATGTTTGATACATCcggcgtgtgtgtatgtgttggtgAATGACATTGTTCAATGACATGAGTACGGGAATTTTAttacgaaaaaacaaacaaacaaataatatctATATTCTTCTAAGCAATAAAAACGAATGCAacagatacaaagaaaatgttcattCATCAAATATGTACAATGAAATAAGGGAAATAGTTTCACGGGACATGTAGCGACGCATAACATCTACAGTTCACAATCACAAGTAACGACAAGTTTTATGTTGGTTGGTAAACAAACCTATCACAAGCTAAAGATCTATCGCAGGAAAATATACAacttagcagaaaaaaaaatagtgaaaaagaGAAAACCTCTCAGAACATGTATCGCAACACACAGGTATAGCAACTAAAATTGCTTACGCATAAAACACAAATGAATGTGAGAAATGCAAATACATTCTCATTCGCGAACAAAATCATTCTTAATGCTATCGTGCACGATGTAAACGTCCGCAAAATTATATTAAGAAAACGGGCTAATGTTtcaagagagagcgagagagagagagaaaaaaaaacttttgttcGTTTTCGGCACAGTATATCAAAGCGACCAAactacaaaaacacaaaacgaAATAACCACCTCTTAACAAAAATCTCGACAACGAATAAATGCGTCAATCCCATGCTTTGTCGGGAAATAAAACGAGAGTTATCCATCTGATATCATAACTCGATAATAACAGACACGTATAATCATCTGTACTGCTTATTCAGCTTGGTAAGATACAACGATGAATTGTTCtgttttgctctgtttttgtttttgtttttattgtattgAAGTTCAGAGAAAAATTAAATTACAACGTCGCAGTAAAAATTGTTCGCTCTGAATATCTGTCGATATTGCAAGCGATATGCTCCACAGCCACCAAAAGCCGAGCGAACGTAAACTCGAGTAAAGGAAGTTCAAATCTCCCGCCCCACTTCATGGAGATGATTTCTGGCACCAGCTTGCTTGCTTACTGTGAATATCTATGGAAAATGCGAGCGATACACTCAACACCCATGTAAAGGCCAAATGAACCTGAACTCGAGTAAAGGAAGTTTTAAATTTCCCGCCCCACTCCATAGAGACCAGTCGTTTCCTACGGGTTACGTAATACCATCGACTTTACTGGCCACTGTACCAAAGATACATGCACCTACTGCATTTAATACGCACAGGCACTTTCAAACCTTCGCCTTCATGGTTGCACAAGCTTGCACAATCAAAGGTTGATGAAAACACGCATCATTATCAAAAAAATACTGGTAGTCTACTTCACGTATGGTGTTCGTGTTCAATTTAGTTATGTCATTGTCACGCATAATCAAGTGAAATACTAAATAAAGTCATGGATTCACATCCAACAACATGCGAACTATGTCAAAATACTGAATATAGTCTTCGATTCAAGTGATGCGCTGATGAGCTaagattttgtttgtgttgcGAATAGAGTAAACTGTATAttatttttgcttaccaaagTAAGTCATATtattttaacaacaacaacaacaaatggatCCGTTTGTATAGATAATTGGTTTGTAATTTGAATATTATGTATATCGCATGCGTTGATGAGAGTTTCGTTCGTGTTGCTCATAGAGTAAACTGTATATAATTTTTGCTTACCAAAACAGTTTATAtcattataaaacaacaacaacaactgggTCCGTTTGTAAACACTTGGTTTGTTATTTGAAtagctatacatgtatatcgcgTACGTATGAATCGGTTGACAcgattatttttatttcatcgtGTGTGTAGGCCTAATTCAAACGCAAAAGATTCGAGGCATTTAAAACTTGAgtattttgttattcatttagGCTACATCATGACCCGTTATCCCCTCATAAACTTCAATAATTTATGTACCCCGGTATGCGACGTATCCTACCCATTCTACAATATGAACGGGCAATAATGAAGATCACTTTGCTGCATGATACTTCACAAGGCTCCACGCTTTAATTTCGTTGAAAGCTGAGTGACACGTTCACGAATAAAATCATCACTACAAGAGCGCTTACCctttctaaaaaaacaaacaaacaaaaaaaaaaacaaaacccaaacaaaaataaagtgtacac from Diadema setosum chromosome 1, eeDiaSeto1, whole genome shotgun sequence includes:
- the LOC140232956 gene encoding uncharacterized protein, which codes for MEDDCRRFSCEFCSANFTEKKNWLRHHRLFHQGQRVLHVCDLCGKGFSRPDSLKRHMKTHQDPNRVKTDGEDQRLTCSQCDAQFIEQKYLDEHVKTHRLKETFLCHTCGRTYYQREKFLKHLDSHRPRTLQKAPKKRAPEQQGNQTKRRRDQADLMPVINIPPHIDPESCAAQVYKEHWLDIQDRQSFGRVHRFYNFHLPNLNNDALKEKARVVFEQQSTVFKINASYGFVLCNNETNECRYFYASRNNRLFNEPALISDETSFQKFLDEFLKEDVLEYARTLRPNSKWVVQHITNVTFYVFCIKDHPIV